A section of the Phoenix dactylifera cultivar Barhee BC4 unplaced genomic scaffold, palm_55x_up_171113_PBpolish2nd_filt_p 002200F, whole genome shotgun sequence genome encodes:
- the LOC120109446 gene encoding LOW QUALITY PROTEIN: ELMO domain-containing protein A-like (The sequence of the model RefSeq protein was modified relative to this genomic sequence to represent the inferred CDS: inserted 1 base in 1 codon), translating into EERLRYLRQRLEVPFDGSRVEHQDALKQLWRLAYPXSEIPPLKSELWKEMGWQGSDPSTDFRGGGFISLENLIFFANNYPDSFQMLLKKQEGKRAEWEYPFAVAGINISFMLIQMLDLQSGMPTSKAGARFLELLGEDEKAFDNLYCVAFRMLDAQWLAKRASYMEFNEVLTSTRAQLERELALEDTTSIKDLPAYNMLNQ; encoded by the exons GAAGAAAGACTGAGATATTTGAGGCAGAGACTGGAGGTCCCATTCGATGGTTCTCGTGTGGAACATCAA GACGCCCTGAAACAACTCTGGAGATTGGCTTATC AATCAGAGATTCCTCCTCTCAAATCAGAGTTGTGGAAGGAGATGGGTTGGCAAGGTTCCGACCCATCGACAGATTTTAG GGGCGGTGGCTTTATATCATTGGAGAACCTCATCTTCTTTGCCAACAACTATCCT GATTCTTTCCAAATGCTGTTAAAGAAGCAAGAAGGGAAAAGAGCTGAATGGGAGTACCCATTTGCCGTAGCTGGTATTAATATATCATTTATGCTGATACAGATGTTAGATTTACAATCAG GCATGCCAACTTCGAAGGCAGGAGCCCGTTTTCTGGAACTTCTTGGAGAAGATGAAAAAGCATTTGATAACCTCTACTGTGTAGCCTTTCGAATGCTGGATGCCCAGTGGCTTGCCAAGCGTGCTTCTTATATGGAGTTTAAT GAAGTTCTGACGTCTACAAGAGCTCAATTAGAGCGTGAGCTTGCCCTAGAGGACACTACCAGTATCAAAGATCTACCAGCATACAACATGTTGAATCAATAG